A genome region from Cognatishimia activa includes the following:
- the dnaK gene encoding molecular chaperone DnaK — MGKVIGIDLGTTNSCVAIMDGSQPRVIENAEGDRTTPSIVAFTDEERLVGQPAKRQAVTNPDNTVFGVKRLIGRRFDDPAVEKDKKMVPFAIVNGGNGDAWVEAQGEKYSPSQISAFTLGKMKETAEAYLGEDVTQAVITVPAYFNDAQRQATKDAGKIAGLEVLRIINEPTAAALAYGLDKEETQTIAVYDLGGGTFDVTILEIDDGLFEVKSTNGDTFLGGEDFDMRIVNYLADEFKKEHGVDLSKDKMALQRLKEAAEKAKKELSSTTQTEINQPFISMGKDGAPLHMVMKLTRAKLESLVSDLIKNSLKPCGAALKDAGLSASDIDEVVLVGGMTRMPKVIEEVTKFFGKEPHKGVNPDEVVAMGAAIQAGVLQGDVKDVVLLDVTPLSLGIETLGGVFTRLIDRNTTIPTKKSQVFSTAEDNQNAVTLRVFQGEREMAADNKILGQFNLEDIPPAPRGMPQIEVTFDIDANGIVSVGAKDKGTGKEQSITIQASGGLSDEDIEAMVKDAEDNAEADKERKELIEARNQAESLIHSTEKSMEEHADKVDPTTIEAIELAIAALKDDLEDEKASAEKIKSGVQNVTEAAMKLGEAIYKASQEAAEGEAAPADADMGAGDDDIVDADFEDLDGDKR, encoded by the coding sequence CTCGGGACCACAAACTCCTGTGTGGCAATCATGGACGGCTCTCAGCCACGCGTGATCGAAAACGCCGAAGGCGATCGCACCACGCCATCTATCGTAGCATTCACCGACGAAGAACGTCTGGTCGGCCAGCCGGCGAAACGCCAGGCAGTCACAAACCCGGACAACACCGTCTTCGGTGTGAAACGTCTGATCGGTCGTCGCTTTGACGATCCAGCTGTTGAAAAAGACAAAAAGATGGTGCCCTTTGCCATCGTCAACGGCGGCAATGGCGACGCATGGGTGGAAGCTCAGGGCGAGAAATATTCCCCATCTCAGATCTCTGCCTTCACTCTGGGAAAGATGAAGGAAACCGCCGAAGCTTACCTCGGCGAAGACGTGACCCAAGCGGTCATCACCGTTCCAGCCTACTTCAACGACGCACAACGCCAGGCGACCAAAGACGCGGGTAAAATCGCAGGTCTTGAGGTTCTGCGGATCATCAACGAACCAACCGCGGCCGCACTGGCCTATGGTCTGGACAAAGAAGAAACCCAAACCATCGCGGTCTATGACCTTGGCGGCGGTACCTTCGACGTGACCATTCTGGAAATCGACGACGGTCTGTTCGAAGTGAAATCCACCAACGGTGACACCTTCCTCGGTGGTGAAGACTTCGACATGCGCATCGTGAACTACCTCGCGGATGAGTTCAAAAAAGAGCATGGCGTTGATCTGTCCAAGGACAAGATGGCCCTGCAGCGTCTGAAAGAAGCCGCCGAGAAAGCGAAGAAAGAGCTCTCTTCCACCACCCAAACCGAGATCAACCAACCGTTTATCTCGATGGGCAAAGACGGCGCGCCACTGCACATGGTCATGAAACTGACCCGTGCGAAGCTCGAGTCTCTGGTCTCTGACCTGATCAAGAACTCTCTGAAGCCATGTGGCGCAGCGCTGAAAGACGCAGGTCTGTCAGCCTCCGACATCGACGAAGTGGTTCTGGTTGGCGGTATGACCCGTATGCCAAAAGTCATCGAAGAGGTGACCAAGTTCTTTGGCAAAGAGCCGCATAAAGGTGTGAACCCTGACGAAGTTGTGGCCATGGGCGCGGCGATCCAAGCGGGTGTTCTGCAGGGCGACGTCAAAGACGTTGTGCTTCTGGACGTCACACCTCTGTCCCTGGGTATCGAAACCCTGGGCGGTGTCTTCACCCGTCTGATCGACCGCAACACCACGATCCCGACCAAAAAGTCTCAGGTCTTCTCGACCGCCGAAGACAACCAGAACGCCGTGACCCTGCGTGTGTTCCAGGGTGAGCGTGAGATGGCTGCGGACAACAAGATCCTGGGTCAGTTCAACCTCGAGGACATCCCTCCGGCGCCACGCGGCATGCCACAGATTGAAGTGACCTTTGACATCGACGCGAACGGCATCGTGTCTGTTGGTGCGAAAGACAAAGGCACCGGCAAAGAGCAGTCCATCACCATCCAGGCCTCTGGCGGTCTGTCTGATGAGGACATCGAAGCGATGGTCAAAGACGCCGAGGACAACGCCGAGGCGGATAAAGAGCGCAAAGAGCTGATCGAAGCGCGCAACCAAGCCGAAAGCCTCATCCACTCGACTGAAAAGTCCATGGAAGAGCATGCCGACAAGGTTGACCCAACCACCATCGAAGCCATCGAACTGGCAATCGCGGCTCTGAAGGACGATCTCGAGGACGAGAAAGCGTCGGCAGAGAAGATCAAGTCTGGCGTTCAGAACGTGACTGAAGCTGCGATGAAACTGGGCGAAGCCATCTACAAAGCCTCGCAAGAGGCAGCGGAGGGCGAAGCAGCGCCAGCGGATGCGGATATGGGCGCGGGCGATGATGACATCGTGGACGCGGACTTCGAAGATCTGGACGGCGACAAGCGCTAA
- the dnaJ gene encoding molecular chaperone DnaJ: MAKRDFYDVLGVGKGASADEIKKAYRKKAKEYHPDRNADNAEAAEVKFKEANEAYEILKDAEKKAAYDRYGHAAFEGGMGGGGRGGHPGQGDFASAFSDVFDDLFGDFMGGGGRGGGRQRAARGSDLRYNLRVTLEEAYSGLQKSIQVPASVSCGSCSGTGAEGGAEPTTCPTCSGMGKVRAQQGFFTVERTCPTCSGLGKIIQNPCKVCGGAGRVEKDRSLSVNIPSGVETGTRIRLAGEGEAGMRGGPNGDLYIFIDVAKHEIFERDGVNLFCRVPVSMASAALGGDIEVPTIDGGRSRVKIPAGSQSGRQMRLRSKGMPALRGAGQGDMFIEIAVETPVNLTSRQKELLREFEQESKENNPENDSFFKSVKGFWDSMKG, translated from the coding sequence ATGGCAAAACGCGACTTTTATGACGTGCTTGGTGTCGGCAAAGGGGCCTCTGCGGATGAAATCAAGAAAGCCTATCGCAAGAAGGCCAAAGAATATCATCCGGATCGCAACGCCGACAACGCTGAGGCCGCTGAGGTCAAGTTCAAGGAAGCCAACGAAGCTTACGAGATCCTGAAAGACGCCGAAAAGAAGGCTGCCTATGACCGCTATGGTCACGCGGCGTTTGAAGGCGGCATGGGCGGTGGCGGACGTGGCGGACACCCGGGCCAGGGCGATTTCGCGAGCGCATTTTCGGACGTTTTCGACGACCTTTTCGGCGACTTTATGGGCGGCGGAGGCCGTGGCGGCGGACGCCAACGCGCCGCACGCGGCTCTGACCTGCGCTATAACCTGCGTGTGACCTTGGAAGAGGCCTATTCCGGGCTTCAGAAAAGCATTCAGGTGCCTGCATCTGTGAGCTGTGGATCCTGTAGTGGCACGGGTGCTGAGGGCGGTGCAGAGCCAACAACATGTCCGACCTGTTCGGGCATGGGCAAGGTCCGTGCGCAGCAGGGTTTCTTTACGGTGGAACGCACCTGTCCAACCTGTTCCGGTCTGGGCAAGATAATCCAGAACCCTTGTAAGGTCTGTGGTGGCGCGGGACGCGTTGAGAAAGACCGCTCGCTGTCCGTCAACATCCCATCAGGTGTTGAAACCGGCACGCGGATCCGTCTGGCCGGTGAAGGCGAAGCGGGCATGCGCGGTGGGCCGAATGGCGACCTCTATATCTTTATTGATGTGGCCAAACACGAGATCTTTGAACGCGATGGTGTGAACCTCTTCTGCCGTGTGCCTGTCTCGATGGCGAGCGCTGCCTTGGGTGGCGACATCGAAGTGCCAACGATTGACGGTGGCCGTAGCCGAGTAAAAATCCCTGCGGGCAGCCAGTCTGGGCGTCAGATGCGTCTGCGGTCCAAAGGCATGCCAGCGCTTCGTGGTGCAGGCCAAGGCGACATGTTCATCGAGATCGCTGTGGAAACGCCGGTCAATCTGACCAGCCGCCAGAAAGAGCTCTTGCGGGAGTTCGAGCAGGAGTCCAAGGAAAACAACCCCGAGAACGACAGCTTCTTTAAGTCGGTCAAAGGGTTCTGGGACTCGATGAAAGGTTAG
- the radC gene encoding RadC family protein, producing MSNRGFSDVSMPLFQGDEARPAPLPNGQMPSYIRDHRKRLRERFMAAGGEALPDYELLELLLFRAIPRQDVKPLARQLLEVFGSYNGVLSAPAARLGEVKGVGAAVICELKLVEAAAHRLARSKVMQRRILSSWDALLDYCQTTMAHRDIEQFRILFLDTKNTLIADEEQARGTVNHVPVYPREVVKRALELNATALILIHNHPSGDPTPSQSDIEITEQIRESCKVMGIKLHDHLVIGKSRELSFRTAGLLFD from the coding sequence ATGTCCAATCGTGGTTTTTCAGATGTGTCTATGCCCTTGTTTCAGGGCGACGAGGCTAGGCCTGCGCCTTTGCCAAATGGTCAGATGCCATCCTACATTCGCGATCACCGAAAGCGGTTGAGAGAGCGGTTTATGGCGGCAGGCGGGGAGGCCTTGCCGGATTACGAATTGCTAGAGCTCTTGCTGTTTCGCGCCATTCCACGTCAGGACGTAAAGCCCTTGGCGCGGCAGCTGCTTGAGGTCTTTGGGTCATATAATGGGGTTTTATCTGCGCCTGCCGCACGTTTGGGCGAGGTGAAGGGCGTTGGGGCTGCGGTGATTTGCGAGCTTAAGCTGGTTGAGGCTGCGGCGCATCGTCTGGCGCGCTCTAAGGTCATGCAACGGCGTATTCTCAGCAGTTGGGATGCCTTGTTGGATTATTGTCAGACCACCATGGCGCATCGTGATATTGAACAATTCCGCATTTTGTTTCTGGACACGAAGAACACGTTGATTGCGGATGAAGAACAGGCGCGCGGGACGGTCAATCACGTGCCGGTCTATCCGCGTGAGGTGGTGAAACGGGCTTTGGAATTGAATGCAACCGCGTTGATCCTGATCCACAACCATCCCTCGGGCGATCCGACGCCCAGTCAGTCGGATATCGAGATCACGGAACAGATCCGCGAGTCCTGCAAGGTCATGGGGATCAAGCTGCACGACCATCTGGTGATCGGCAAATCACGCGAGCTGAGCTTTCGGACCGCAGGTCTGCTGTTTGACTAG
- a CDS encoding phosphate ABC transporter substrate-binding/OmpA family protein, whose protein sequence is MRHLRAAVLAALCLFHGVLTAAAQDITLSAPDGAVEISGTLLGFDGEFYRIDTIYGVLTVDGTGVNCEGPACPSLTNYVAEVVISGASSMADVLVPALVEAFALRNGYSILRDASNDNLVLYELNHQQSGETIARFVINATTTDEGFADLIANEADIAMALREIRDPEAARAEESGLGDLRHDNRSRVLSLSALIPVTELGNPVKSLSALQLARVFAGKIENWKELGGADAPISLHLPAPGSGLLQAIEDELMKPANLKFSSKVLYYPHLSDLVRSVQFDPFALGISAFERTGGTLPMKLTGGCGHEISATRRGIKTEDYPLSTPMYFYIPALRQPKVVRDFLRYVQSDAAQFVIRRAGYVDQASEEISMAAQGERLVNAIGQAGRAVSVEDLQQMVVDLSPQRRLTTTFRFTAGVSELDAHSLSNVELLAQRLERGDFDGQELTFVGFSDGSGGANANLQVSLRRANRVLEAVKAASETADLSQVTLKSTGYGEAFPVACDDTAWGRRVNRRVEVWVR, encoded by the coding sequence ATGCGGCATCTTCGTGCGGCGGTCCTCGCCGCACTTTGTCTATTTCACGGTGTGCTCACCGCGGCAGCGCAAGACATTACGCTGTCCGCACCGGATGGGGCCGTGGAAATTTCGGGCACCTTGCTTGGGTTTGACGGCGAATTTTACCGAATCGACACGATTTATGGCGTTCTGACCGTCGACGGGACAGGCGTGAACTGCGAGGGGCCCGCTTGCCCAAGCCTCACGAACTATGTGGCCGAGGTGGTGATTTCTGGCGCAAGCAGCATGGCGGATGTGCTTGTGCCTGCGCTGGTTGAGGCATTTGCGCTGAGGAATGGCTATTCGATCCTGCGCGATGCGTCTAACGACAACCTCGTGCTTTATGAGTTGAACCACCAGCAAAGCGGCGAAACCATCGCGCGATTTGTGATCAATGCCACAACCACCGACGAAGGCTTTGCCGATCTGATCGCCAATGAAGCCGATATCGCCATGGCCCTGCGCGAAATCCGCGATCCCGAGGCAGCGCGCGCCGAGGAATCAGGCCTTGGCGATCTGCGTCATGATAACCGTAGCCGGGTGCTATCCCTCAGTGCGCTGATCCCCGTGACAGAACTCGGCAACCCTGTGAAATCGCTCTCTGCCTTGCAGTTGGCACGGGTCTTTGCAGGCAAGATCGAGAATTGGAAAGAACTGGGCGGTGCGGATGCGCCGATCTCCCTGCATTTGCCAGCTCCGGGGTCCGGCCTTCTACAGGCCATCGAAGACGAGTTGATGAAACCCGCAAACCTAAAATTTTCATCAAAAGTCCTCTATTATCCGCATCTGTCAGATTTGGTGCGGTCGGTACAGTTTGACCCCTTTGCGCTGGGTATCTCGGCTTTTGAACGAACGGGCGGCACCTTGCCGATGAAACTGACCGGTGGCTGTGGGCATGAAATTTCCGCCACGCGGCGCGGCATCAAGACCGAGGATTATCCGCTGTCCACGCCGATGTATTTCTACATTCCGGCGCTGCGCCAACCCAAGGTCGTGCGGGATTTCCTGCGGTACGTGCAAAGTGATGCGGCGCAGTTTGTGATCCGCCGTGCGGGCTATGTGGATCAGGCGAGCGAAGAAATCTCGATGGCGGCACAGGGCGAGCGGCTGGTCAATGCGATTGGTCAGGCAGGCCGTGCGGTTTCGGTTGAAGATTTGCAGCAGATGGTTGTCGATTTGTCGCCGCAACGACGTCTCACAACAACCTTCCGATTTACGGCAGGCGTGTCCGAGTTGGACGCGCATTCTTTGTCAAACGTCGAACTCCTCGCGCAACGACTGGAACGCGGAGACTTTGACGGTCAGGAACTAACCTTTGTCGGCTTCTCGGATGGCTCCGGCGGCGCAAACGCGAACCTGCAGGTGTCCCTGCGCCGCGCCAATCGTGTGCTAGAGGCCGTTAAGGCTGCCTCTGAAACCGCGGACCTCAGCCAGGTCACCCTCAAAAGCACCGGCTACGGTGAGGCCTTTCCCGTCGCCTGTGACGACACCGCCTGGGGGCGCCGAGTGAACCGCCGCGTTGAGGTCTGGGTGCGCTAG
- a CDS encoding translocase, with the protein MKFKVKKLKRLNKLKRLKKFSVKKDSATKVALVAFTVATAGAIGFLMQSGSPLEASAVAEPRDKLIAKSIDTGLNANVLLGRNDADNALPAMPEERYAEASLPAQPIILTVASEVPVASMPKEENAPLLGCDIAVSATPAVAAMVNLSVSASCLPGDRVTITHSGLTFTEVLDADGVLEISVPAMAMDAQFDVTFPNGYAASTTADVGSLQFYDRVAVQWMGETGLQIHALEFGATYGEEGHVWFGNDRDLTAVIGGRGGFLMRLGDGFSELSRMADVYTFPTVNAAEAGDVQLTVEAEVNGANCGRAISATTLQVKPGGAPIKKTLNVEIPGCSATGDFLVLQNLLQDLTFAQKG; encoded by the coding sequence ATGAAGTTCAAGGTAAAGAAACTTAAGCGCCTAAATAAACTCAAGCGGTTGAAGAAATTCTCCGTCAAGAAAGACAGTGCAACCAAGGTGGCCTTGGTGGCCTTTACCGTCGCGACCGCGGGGGCCATTGGGTTCCTGATGCAGAGTGGCTCGCCTCTCGAGGCCTCTGCCGTTGCAGAGCCGCGGGACAAGCTGATTGCGAAATCCATCGACACGGGCCTCAATGCCAACGTGCTTTTGGGCCGCAACGACGCGGACAACGCGCTGCCGGCCATGCCAGAAGAGCGCTACGCCGAAGCCAGCCTGCCTGCCCAACCGATTATTCTGACCGTCGCCAGCGAAGTCCCTGTGGCCAGCATGCCCAAAGAAGAAAACGCTCCGCTTCTGGGCTGTGACATTGCCGTTTCGGCGACCCCAGCCGTTGCGGCCATGGTGAACCTGAGTGTATCCGCGAGCTGCCTGCCCGGCGATCGTGTGACTATCACCCACTCGGGTCTGACCTTTACCGAGGTTCTGGACGCTGATGGAGTGCTCGAGATCTCCGTCCCAGCGATGGCGATGGACGCGCAATTTGATGTGACATTCCCTAATGGCTACGCGGCCTCTACGACGGCTGACGTGGGCTCACTTCAGTTTTACGACCGCGTTGCTGTTCAATGGATGGGCGAAACGGGTTTGCAAATTCACGCGCTGGAATTTGGCGCGACCTATGGCGAAGAAGGCCATGTATGGTTTGGCAACGACCGCGATTTGACCGCTGTGATTGGCGGCCGCGGTGGGTTCCTTATGCGCCTTGGCGATGGCTTTAGCGAGCTGTCTCGGATGGCCGACGTCTATACTTTCCCAACCGTCAATGCGGCGGAAGCCGGTGACGTGCAACTGACCGTCGAAGCCGAGGTCAATGGTGCCAACTGTGGCCGCGCGATTTCTGCAACCACCTTGCAGGTCAAACCCGGCGGCGCGCCGATCAAAAAGACACTCAACGTAGAAATTCCCGGCTGTAGCGCAACTGGTGATTTCCTCGTGCTGCAAAATCTGCTTCAAGATCTGACATTCGCCCAAAAAGGCTAG
- the secA gene encoding preprotein translocase subunit SecA, whose product MLGFGKLSKMVFGTPNDRKIKATKTIVEKINALEPEFEALSDEGLIEKTAEYKSRVEGGESLDAILPEAFANCREAAKRALGLRAFDTQLMGGMFLHQGNISEMKTGEGKTLVATFPAYLNALTGKGVHIVTVNDYLAKRDAEWMSKVYGALGLTTGVVYPQQPDEEKKAAYGCDVTYATNNELGFDYLRDNMKSELNQIFQRDHYFAIVDEVDSILIDEARTPLIISGPAADRTDMYLAIDKIIPDIGDEHFTLDEKTRAVSFTDDGNDWLEAKLLEAGILPEGQSLYDPESTTIVHHVNQGLRAHKLFTKDKDYIVRGDEVVLIDEFTGRMMAGRRLSEGLHQAIEAKEGVSIKPENVTLAQVTFQNYFRLYDKLSGMTGTALTEAEEFAEIYGLGVVEVPTNRPVARKDEDDAVYRTAKEKYDAIVNTIKESKEKGQPTLVGTTSIEKSEHLSQLLSDAGIEHNVLNARQHEQEAQIVADAGKLGAVTIATNMAGRGTDIKLGGNVEFKIMEAIAADPEANPDEIRARIEEAHQADENAVKEAGGLFVLATERHESRRIDNQLRGRSGRQGDPGRSAFFLSLEDDLMRIFGSDRLDKVLSTLGMQEGEAIVHPWVNKSLERAQAKVEGRNFDIRKQLLKFDDVMNDQRKVIFGQRREIMEAEDLSEIVQDMRHEVIADLIDIHMPPKSYAEQWDTEGLKASLQENVGIDAPVVEWAAEEGVDDEDIQERLEKAADEFMAQKAVQFGPDAMRNIEKQLLLQTIDSKWREHLLTLEHLRSVVGFRGYAQRDPLNEYKTEAFQLFEGLLEGLREEVTKNLGKIRPLTEEEQRAMIAQIQAQQEAINQAQPGGEAPKNKYVPLVEGFDEDDRSTWGNPGRNDPCPCGSGKKFKHCHGSYS is encoded by the coding sequence ATGCTGGGTTTTGGAAAACTGTCCAAAATGGTCTTCGGAACGCCGAACGACCGAAAAATCAAGGCGACCAAAACCATTGTCGAAAAGATCAACGCGCTGGAGCCAGAGTTTGAGGCTCTGAGCGATGAGGGGCTGATCGAAAAGACTGCTGAATATAAGTCACGCGTTGAAGGCGGCGAAAGCCTGGACGCGATCTTGCCCGAAGCCTTTGCGAACTGCCGCGAGGCCGCGAAACGCGCGCTTGGCCTGCGTGCCTTTGATACGCAGCTCATGGGCGGGATGTTCCTGCATCAGGGCAATATCTCGGAAATGAAAACCGGCGAGGGTAAAACGCTCGTGGCGACCTTCCCGGCCTATCTGAATGCTCTGACCGGCAAGGGCGTGCATATCGTTACCGTGAACGATTACCTCGCGAAACGTGACGCGGAATGGATGAGCAAGGTCTATGGCGCCTTGGGTCTGACCACCGGCGTTGTTTATCCTCAGCAGCCAGATGAAGAAAAGAAAGCCGCCTACGGCTGCGACGTCACCTACGCCACCAACAACGAGCTGGGTTTTGATTATCTGCGCGACAATATGAAGTCCGAGCTGAACCAGATCTTCCAGCGCGACCACTATTTCGCCATCGTGGACGAGGTCGACTCGATCCTGATCGACGAAGCCCGGACCCCGCTGATCATCTCGGGCCCGGCTGCGGACCGTACCGATATGTATTTGGCGATCGACAAGATCATTCCTGACATCGGCGACGAGCATTTCACGCTGGATGAAAAGACACGCGCCGTGTCCTTTACCGACGACGGCAACGACTGGCTTGAGGCCAAACTGCTTGAGGCGGGGATCCTGCCCGAGGGGCAGTCGCTCTATGATCCGGAAAGCACCACGATTGTGCACCACGTGAATCAGGGTCTGCGCGCGCATAAACTCTTTACCAAAGACAAAGACTATATCGTGCGTGGCGATGAAGTCGTTCTGATCGACGAATTCACCGGCCGTATGATGGCGGGCCGTCGTCTGTCCGAAGGTCTGCATCAGGCGATTGAGGCCAAAGAGGGCGTTTCGATCAAACCTGAGAACGTGACTTTGGCGCAGGTGACCTTCCAAAACTACTTCCGCCTTTACGACAAGCTGAGCGGTATGACCGGCACGGCGCTGACTGAGGCTGAGGAATTTGCCGAGATCTATGGCCTTGGCGTTGTCGAGGTTCCGACCAACCGTCCCGTGGCACGTAAGGACGAAGACGATGCGGTCTATCGTACGGCTAAGGAAAAATACGACGCGATTGTGAATACGATCAAAGAGTCCAAAGAAAAGGGTCAGCCGACCCTAGTGGGCACGACCTCGATTGAGAAATCCGAACACTTGTCGCAATTGCTGAGCGACGCGGGGATCGAGCACAATGTCCTAAACGCGCGTCAGCACGAACAAGAGGCGCAGATCGTGGCCGACGCCGGCAAGCTGGGCGCGGTGACCATCGCGACCAACATGGCGGGCCGTGGGACCGATATTAAGCTCGGCGGCAACGTCGAGTTCAAAATCATGGAAGCCATCGCCGCCGATCCCGAGGCCAATCCTGATGAGATACGAGCCCGGATCGAAGAGGCCCACCAAGCGGACGAAAACGCCGTTAAAGAGGCGGGTGGCCTGTTCGTTCTGGCCACCGAACGCCACGAAAGCCGCCGCATCGACAACCAGCTGCGTGGTCGTTCCGGCCGTCAGGGTGACCCGGGTCGCTCGGCTTTCTTCCTGTCTTTGGAAGACGACCTGATGCGGATTTTCGGCTCTGACCGTCTGGACAAGGTTCTGTCCACTCTGGGCATGCAAGAAGGCGAAGCCATCGTGCACCCTTGGGTGAACAAATCGCTAGAGCGCGCTCAGGCGAAGGTCGAAGGCCGCAACTTTGACATCCGTAAACAGCTGCTGAAGTTCGACGACGTGATGAACGACCAGCGGAAAGTGATCTTTGGCCAGCGCCGCGAGATCATGGAAGCCGAGGATTTGTCCGAAATCGTGCAGGACATGCGTCACGAGGTGATCGCTGATCTGATCGACATCCATATGCCGCCAAAATCCTATGCCGAACAATGGGACACCGAAGGCCTTAAGGCCTCGCTACAGGAAAACGTCGGCATCGATGCGCCGGTTGTGGAATGGGCCGCCGAAGAAGGCGTGGACGACGAAGACATTCAGGAACGTCTGGAAAAGGCGGCGGACGAGTTCATGGCGCAAAAGGCCGTGCAATTTGGTCCCGATGCCATGCGCAACATCGAGAAACAGCTGCTTTTGCAGACTATCGACAGCAAATGGCGCGAACATCTGCTGACGCTGGAGCACCTGCGGTCTGTGGTCGGCTTCCGCGGCTATGCCCAGCGTGATCCGCTGAATGAATATAAGACCGAGGCTTTCCAATTGTTTGAAGGCCTGCTTGAAGGTCTGCGCGAAGAGGTCACCAAAAACCTTGGTAAGATCCGCCCGCTGACCGAAGAAGAGCAGCGCGCGATGATTGCGCAGATCCAGGCGCAACAAGAAGCAATCAACCAGGCGCAGCCGGGTGGTGAGGCTCCGAAGAACAAGTATGTTCCGTTGGTCGAAGGCTTTGACGAAGACGACCGCTCCACATGGGGAAATCCGGGCCGAAATGATCCGTGCCCCTGTGGATCTGGCAAGAAATTCAAGCATTGCCACGGCAGCTATTCCTAA
- a CDS encoding peptidylprolyl isomerase, whose product MSKTLRALRIAAAGLFFALPAFAQETPTADTVVATVNNAEITLGHMIAVRETLPAQYQQLAPEVLFSGILDQIIQQTLLAQAVGDDIPKRTAKTLEVQRTAILADAAVDAALAERVDDAALRAMYDAKYGDFTGAQEFDASHILVETEEEAQAIATEIRAGADFAETAKEKSTGPSGPRGGALGWFGPGQMVPPFEAAVAELKVGEVSDPVQTQFGWHVIILNDTRTQEAPTFEMVLPEIQVDAENAAAAAYVAELAESGTVDQSAADALDPNLIAQFELLDE is encoded by the coding sequence ATGTCAAAAACACTCAGAGCTTTGCGTATTGCTGCGGCAGGTCTTTTCTTTGCGCTTCCTGCTTTTGCTCAGGAAACACCGACGGCTGACACCGTTGTGGCCACGGTGAATAACGCAGAGATCACGTTGGGTCACATGATCGCGGTGCGCGAGACATTGCCAGCGCAATATCAGCAATTGGCGCCTGAGGTTCTGTTCAGCGGCATTCTGGACCAGATCATTCAGCAAACCCTGCTGGCGCAAGCTGTGGGGGATGATATTCCGAAACGCACTGCGAAAACGCTAGAAGTCCAACGCACGGCCATTCTGGCAGATGCCGCGGTGGATGCGGCGCTCGCCGAACGGGTGGATGATGCTGCACTGCGCGCGATGTATGACGCGAAATACGGCGATTTCACCGGCGCGCAGGAATTTGATGCAAGCCATATTCTGGTAGAAACCGAAGAAGAAGCCCAAGCCATCGCCACCGAAATCCGCGCAGGTGCAGATTTCGCCGAAACCGCCAAAGAGAAATCCACAGGCCCTTCCGGCCCACGCGGCGGGGCTTTGGGCTGGTTTGGCCCCGGTCAGATGGTGCCTCCGTTTGAAGCGGCTGTGGCAGAGCTGAAGGTCGGAGAGGTTTCAGATCCGGTTCAGACGCAATTCGGCTGGCATGTGATCATCCTGAACGACACGCGCACCCAAGAGGCGCCGACTTTCGAAATGGTTCTGCCGGAAATTCAGGTGGATGCAGAGAATGCAGCCGCGGCGGCCTATGTAGCAGAGCTTGCGGAGAGCGGCACGGTAGACCAATCCGCGGCAGACGCACTGGACCCGAACCTGATCGCGCAATTCGAACTTCTGGACGAGTAA